In one Chitinophaga sancti genomic region, the following are encoded:
- a CDS encoding glycosyltransferase family 117 protein, with the protein MNFKRTNNIVGWVICIIACTVYIMTMEATGSLWDCGEFISTAAKVQIPHPPGAPLFVLLGRLFIIFFGQKHAAIGVNTMSALASGFTILFLFWTITHFARRLMVKPGESISGEKMIAIMGAGIVGALAYTFSDSFWFSAVEGEVYAMSSFFTAIVFWAILKWEHESEEAYADRWIVFIAFMMGLSIGVHLLNLLTIPAIVMVYYFKRYKVTPMGTFWAFMIGCAITGLIQKFIIQDTIKASGYMDVFFVNTLHLPFFTGFSFYFIAIVAALVYALRNPKFGIYGPLILISSVILIPAFIDSDGGGMVFFKILIAAAVIAIPWLIRQFGANLLSAPAVHAVKLTIYCTLFLLLGYSTYITTMVRSTANPAVDMYNVDNPISLVGYLGREQYGDFPLIYGQVFTARPTEYKETSNIYARGLDENGKSKYVVAGKKQEPVYAADDKMLFPRVWDASNDQGHAEYYRNFLGLQQGEKPTFVDNVKFFLGYQVNFMYFRYFMWNFAGKQNDTQGYGNVRDGNWISGISFIDNFFYGDQSMMPDSLKNNKAHNTLFFLPLLLGIFGLLYHYKYHRRDTLVVGLLFFFTGFAIVLYLNQAGNQPRERDYAYVGSFYAFAVWIGLGVLSIYKFLKDKTKLAVAAPLATIICILAVPVLMGAQEWDDHDRSTKTIAKDVAADYLESCAPNAILFTVGDNDTYPLWFAQEVEGIRTDVRVINLSLLGVDWYIDQARQAINQSPAIPMSWSADKYRGESHNYVQFYDGGNFPQDKFYNLKEVIDFMGSTDPRLMVTTQANDQMNYLPVKKLFIPVDKAAVMASKTVSPSDSARILPQLPFVVNKNYLLKNDLAALDIIATNATQGWKRPIYFTSPTDLGLNDYLRMDGLTYRLVPLKKEESDDPMGAEKNVNVPVMYDVMMSKFTFGGANIPTTYFDEPNRKLLQYLRNAYTRLGTALALDNKKEQALLALNKADSNLLQSTFPYAMTTPSQMHNYSSMQTVYAYYLAGDKKKAEEIASLIKKDCKQQLDYYRSLPQNRITSDLQRDGQMAQQFISLLDRMKADFSDSTHRPQLDVPGGSVISTDDTSAQ; encoded by the coding sequence ATGAATTTTAAAAGGACCAACAACATTGTGGGTTGGGTTATTTGTATCATTGCCTGCACTGTCTACATTATGACTATGGAGGCTACCGGCAGCTTATGGGACTGCGGGGAGTTTATTAGCACTGCCGCAAAGGTGCAAATACCTCACCCACCAGGTGCGCCACTTTTTGTGCTGTTGGGTAGGCTCTTTATTATTTTCTTCGGCCAAAAACATGCCGCAATTGGTGTTAACACGATGTCTGCCCTCGCCAGCGGGTTCACTATCCTCTTCCTCTTTTGGACTATTACCCACTTCGCCCGCCGCCTTATGGTTAAACCCGGCGAATCGATTTCCGGCGAAAAAATGATCGCTATCATGGGCGCAGGTATCGTAGGTGCCCTCGCTTACACTTTTTCCGACTCATTCTGGTTCTCTGCTGTGGAAGGTGAAGTTTACGCTATGTCGTCTTTCTTCACTGCCATCGTATTCTGGGCTATCCTGAAATGGGAACACGAATCAGAAGAGGCTTATGCCGACCGCTGGATCGTGTTCATCGCTTTCATGATGGGTCTCTCTATCGGTGTCCATCTGCTGAACCTCCTCACCATCCCAGCTATTGTGATGGTATATTACTTTAAACGTTACAAAGTGACCCCAATGGGTACCTTCTGGGCGTTTATGATCGGTTGTGCAATCACCGGCCTGATTCAGAAATTCATTATCCAGGATACTATCAAGGCCTCCGGTTACATGGACGTGTTCTTCGTGAACACCCTGCACCTGCCTTTCTTTACTGGTTTTTCCTTCTACTTTATTGCAATTGTTGCAGCGCTGGTATATGCCCTCAGAAATCCGAAATTCGGTATCTATGGTCCATTGATCCTGATCTCTTCTGTAATCCTCATCCCTGCATTCATTGATTCTGATGGTGGTGGAATGGTATTCTTTAAGATCCTGATTGCTGCTGCTGTTATTGCCATTCCATGGCTGATCAGGCAGTTCGGTGCAAACCTGTTATCCGCTCCTGCAGTACATGCTGTGAAGCTCACGATCTACTGTACCCTGTTCCTCTTACTGGGTTACTCAACTTATATTACCACGATGGTGAGATCTACTGCCAACCCGGCCGTGGATATGTATAATGTAGATAACCCGATCTCCCTGGTAGGCTACCTGGGTCGTGAACAGTACGGTGATTTCCCGCTGATCTATGGCCAGGTATTTACCGCCCGTCCTACTGAATATAAAGAAACCAGTAACATCTATGCCCGTGGCCTGGATGAAAATGGTAAATCTAAATATGTAGTTGCCGGCAAAAAACAGGAACCTGTTTATGCGGCAGACGATAAGATGCTGTTCCCGCGTGTGTGGGATGCGTCTAACGATCAGGGTCATGCTGAATACTATCGTAACTTCCTGGGTTTACAACAGGGAGAAAAGCCAACTTTTGTCGACAATGTGAAATTCTTCCTGGGTTACCAGGTTAACTTCATGTATTTCCGTTACTTCATGTGGAACTTTGCTGGTAAACAGAATGATACACAAGGTTATGGTAACGTGAGAGATGGTAACTGGATCTCCGGTATCTCTTTCATCGACAATTTCTTCTATGGTGATCAGTCTATGATGCCAGATTCCCTGAAGAACAACAAGGCGCATAATACCCTGTTCTTCCTGCCACTTCTCTTAGGCATCTTCGGTCTGCTGTATCATTATAAATACCACCGCCGCGATACCCTGGTAGTAGGTCTGCTGTTCTTTTTCACCGGCTTCGCGATCGTATTGTACCTGAACCAGGCTGGTAACCAGCCACGTGAACGTGACTATGCTTATGTAGGTTCATTCTATGCATTTGCCGTATGGATCGGTTTGGGTGTGCTGTCAATTTATAAATTCCTGAAGGATAAGACAAAACTGGCTGTTGCTGCGCCACTGGCGACCATTATCTGTATCCTGGCCGTACCGGTGCTGATGGGTGCACAGGAATGGGATGACCATGACCGTTCTACCAAGACGATCGCTAAAGACGTAGCAGCTGACTACCTTGAGTCCTGCGCACCGAATGCCATCCTCTTTACCGTAGGTGATAACGATACTTACCCACTGTGGTTCGCACAGGAAGTAGAAGGCATCCGTACCGATGTACGTGTGATCAACCTGAGCTTACTCGGTGTTGACTGGTATATCGATCAGGCCCGCCAGGCAATAAACCAGAGTCCGGCGATCCCAATGAGCTGGTCTGCTGACAAATACCGTGGTGAAAGCCACAACTACGTGCAGTTCTACGATGGTGGTAACTTCCCGCAGGATAAGTTCTATAACCTGAAAGAAGTAATTGACTTCATGGGTTCCACTGATCCCCGCTTAATGGTTACTACCCAGGCGAATGACCAGATGAACTACCTGCCCGTGAAAAAGCTGTTCATCCCGGTTGATAAAGCTGCAGTAATGGCATCCAAAACTGTAAGTCCATCCGACAGCGCACGTATCCTGCCGCAGCTGCCATTCGTGGTAAACAAAAATTACCTGCTGAAGAATGACCTGGCTGCACTGGATATCATTGCTACCAATGCTACCCAGGGCTGGAAGCGTCCTATCTACTTCACCAGCCCAACCGACCTGGGTCTGAACGACTACCTCCGTATGGATGGTCTGACCTACCGCCTGGTTCCGCTGAAGAAGGAAGAAAGCGATGATCCGATGGGTGCTGAGAAAAATGTGAACGTGCCGGTGATGTACGATGTAATGATGAGTAAATTCACCTTCGGTGGTGCAAATATTCCAACTACTTACTTCGACGAACCTAACCGTAAACTGCTGCAATACCTGAGAAATGCATATACCCGTCTGGGTACTGCACTGGCACTGGATAACAAGAAAGAACAGGCATTGCTGGCGTTGAATAAAGCAGATAGCAACCTGTTGCAGAGTACTTTCCCTTACGCAATGACAACACCAAGTCAGATGCATAACTACAGCTCTATGCAGACTGTATATGCTTACTACCTGGCTGGCGATAAGAAGAAGGCTGAGGAAATTGCAAGCCTGATTAAAAAGGATTGTAAACAGCAGCTGGATTACTATCGTAGTCTGCCACAGAACAGGATCACCAGTGATCTGCAACGCGATGGTCAGATGGCGCAACAGTTCATTTCATTACTTGATAGAATGAAAGCGGACTTTAGCGATTCTACTCACCGTCCGCAGCTG
- a CDS encoding SAM hydrolase/SAM-dependent halogenase family protein yields MSIITLTSDIGLQDYLVGAMKGQLSQDCPGAQLVDVTHQISPFNLPQATYICKGAFAHFAAGTFHIVLINLFDRKADHVLLAQHNGQYIACADNGLITMIAEGLPGVVVKLPLEKDQPKDTFGILKRFAQAFNDLKSGKKLTDLGEKANEYVIKNNLQPMTGQDYIDGQIIHIDNFENVVVNITRKQFEEQRQHRNFSIFFRRDEVITSLSESYSDVPEGHKLAMFNAAGYLEIAINKGNAAGLFGLQGFRRDQLTSQQNTGYQKLSFYQTVRVIFN; encoded by the coding sequence ATGTCCATTATAACACTAACATCAGATATCGGCTTACAGGATTACCTCGTCGGCGCCATGAAAGGGCAGCTGTCGCAGGACTGTCCCGGTGCTCAGTTAGTGGACGTTACTCACCAGATCTCTCCGTTCAACCTGCCGCAGGCTACGTATATCTGTAAAGGTGCTTTCGCCCATTTTGCAGCAGGAACATTTCATATAGTACTCATTAATCTGTTCGATAGAAAAGCAGATCATGTGTTGCTCGCTCAGCACAATGGTCAGTATATCGCCTGCGCAGATAACGGGCTGATTACCATGATTGCAGAGGGACTACCTGGAGTAGTTGTCAAATTACCGCTGGAGAAAGATCAGCCGAAAGATACCTTTGGTATCCTGAAGCGTTTTGCGCAGGCTTTCAACGATCTGAAAAGCGGGAAGAAATTAACTGACCTGGGAGAAAAGGCAAACGAATACGTTATTAAAAATAATTTACAGCCCATGACCGGGCAGGATTATATTGATGGTCAGATCATCCATATCGACAACTTCGAAAATGTGGTGGTGAACATCACCCGTAAGCAGTTCGAAGAGCAACGCCAGCATAGAAACTTTTCTATCTTTTTCCGCAGGGATGAAGTGATTACTTCCCTCAGTGAAAGTTATTCCGATGTACCCGAAGGGCATAAACTAGCCATGTTCAATGCGGCAGGTTACCTGGAAATTGCTATTAACAAAGGAAATGCTGCCGGTTTGTTTGGTTTACAAGGGTTCCGGAGAGATCAGTTGACAAGTCAGCAGAATACCGGGTACCAGAAACTGTCATTTTACCAGACCGTCAGAGTAATATTTAATTAA
- a CDS encoding SDR family oxidoreductase has protein sequence MQQPFENKVAVITGGTSGIGKAIAIDLLRSGAKVAVCGRKEDALQALSDELKTNALFTYVADVSKEDDCKAFIGQTIAHFGKIDILINNAGISMRALFNGVNLSVLKQLMDINFWGTVYCTNYALPSILENKGTVVGVSSIAGYRGLPGRTGYSASKFAMQGFLESLRTELLHTGVNVMWVCPGFTASNIRNTALNEKGNVQGETPLDEGKLMTAEAVAQAINKSIAKRKRTLVLTGQGKLTVLLSKLLPGFLDGLVYNHFKKEPNSPLK, from the coding sequence ATGCAACAACCTTTTGAAAACAAAGTAGCCGTTATCACCGGTGGCACTTCCGGTATAGGCAAAGCCATCGCCATTGATCTGCTCCGCTCCGGTGCCAAAGTAGCCGTATGCGGCCGTAAGGAGGATGCCCTGCAGGCACTGAGTGATGAGCTGAAAACGAATGCCCTTTTCACCTATGTGGCCGATGTCAGTAAAGAGGATGATTGTAAAGCTTTTATCGGACAAACTATTGCGCATTTTGGTAAAATAGATATCCTCATCAATAATGCAGGAATTTCTATGCGTGCACTTTTTAACGGTGTCAATTTGTCTGTATTAAAGCAATTAATGGATATCAATTTCTGGGGCACTGTATATTGTACCAATTATGCCCTACCTTCTATTCTTGAGAATAAGGGAACGGTTGTAGGTGTATCTTCTATTGCTGGTTACCGCGGCCTGCCCGGCAGAACTGGTTATTCTGCCAGCAAGTTTGCCATGCAGGGTTTCCTGGAATCTTTGCGTACTGAACTCCTGCATACAGGCGTAAACGTAATGTGGGTATGTCCTGGTTTTACAGCCTCAAATATCCGCAACACTGCTCTGAATGAAAAGGGAAATGTACAGGGTGAAACGCCACTTGATGAAGGTAAACTGATGACTGCCGAAGCAGTTGCACAGGCTATCAATAAATCGATTGCTAAACGTAAACGTACATTAGTGTTAACAGGGCAGGGCAAACTGACCGTACTACTGAGTAAACTGCTGCCCGGATTCCTCGATGGATTGGTGTACAACCATTTTAAGAAGGAACCCAATTCCCCTTTAAAATAA